A window of Onychostoma macrolepis isolate SWU-2019 chromosome 01, ASM1243209v1, whole genome shotgun sequence contains these coding sequences:
- the lig4 gene encoding DNA ligase 4: MMEGASKSDATPQTAVAAQVPFIDLCTVLENIQKTKLRPDKGKILKDFIDSWRNFHAALHKDNSDSTDSFYAAMRLIVPQFERERMAYGIKENMLAKLYIEVLGLPKNGPEANKLLNYRAPTTSQGEAGDFALMAYFVLKKRCTSQGNLSIKEVNDFLDSVAINNASKQKDQVKKSLLHLITQSSALEQKWLIRMILKDMKLGISKETVLQVFHPDAPELYNVTTDLNKVCRKLHDPSVSLSEVSIDLFSAFKPMLAAVVNIRQIEKQMGNRTFYIETKLDGERIQLHKAGDVYKYYTRNSYEYTQQFGASPLEGSLTPYIHNVFKPHVVNCILDGEMMAYNPTTETFMQKGSKFDIKRLMDDSDLQTCFCVFDVLLVNNQKFANEPLKKRYEIIETIFTPVKGRIQLVTKSEGKTMQEVVNSLNEAIDNLEEGIVVKDPMSIYKPDKRGEGWVKIKPEYVDGLMDELDLLIVGGYWGKGRRSGMLSHFLCAVAEVPSPGEKPTVFHTLCRIGSGYTMKELYDLGLKLAKHWKVYSRNNPPAAILCGTEKPEVYIEPRNSVIIQVKAAEIVSSEMYKTNCTLRFPRIERIREDKEWYQCMTLAELSQFRSRASGKLASRHLHIQEDQPEKKKHKFVSKPKKTIGVIDHFKSQDLSAVTKETDMFEDVEFCVINGNDEHSKAELEKVVARCGGIVVQNPGKDTYCVIAAVQNMRVKNLISSDQHDVVWATWLLECLENKQVIPWQPRHMIHMSPSTRDHFAKEYDWYGDSYYVDTDEQQLREVFDRIGPTEAERSSVAQIEAENAWDDLPTSMFRPYTAYFDRCADLGDPKTIIRGTSLDTRALEFRFHGGTVVEKLKEGFSHVIVESERRTLNFKTLRRLYAKKFKIVRESWVTDSIKAGHVEDETDYLI; this comes from the coding sequence ATGATGGAAGGTGCCTCAAAAAGTGATGCCACACCACAGACGGCTGTTGCTGCACAAGTTCCATTCATCGACCTCTGCACAGTTCTGGAGAACATCCAAAAGACCAAACTCCGACCAGACAAAGGCAAAATTCTAAAGGATTTTATTGATTCTTGGAGGAACTTCCATGCAGCGCTTCACAAGGACAATTCCGATAGCACAGATTCATTTTACGCAGCCATGCGTCTTATCGTGCCTCAATTTGAGCGAGAGCGAATGGCTTACGGTATAAAAGAAAACATGCTTGCCAAACTATATATTGAAGTTTTAGGCCTACCTAAAAATGGACCTGAAGCAAACAAACTTCTAAATTACAGAGCTCCAACCACAAGTCAAGGAGAAGCAGGTGATTTCGCTCTTATGGCCTACTTCGTCCTGAAAAAAAGGTGTACAAGTCAGGGGAATTTAAGCATTAAAGAAGTCAATGACTTCTTGGATTCCGTAGCTATCAACAATGCCAGCAAACAGAAGGATCAAGTGAAGAAAAGCCTTTTGCATCTGATAACCCAGAGTTCAGCATTGGAACAGAAGTGGCTCATTAGAATGATCCTCAAGGACATGAAACTTGGCATTAGCAAGGAGACAGTACTTCAGGTTTTCCATCCTGATGCACCAGAACTCTACAATGTCACCACAGATCTGAATAAAGTCTGCCGAAAGCTTCATGATCCATCTGTGTCCCTCAGTGAGGTCTCCATCGATCTGTTTTCTGCTTTTAAACCAATGCTGGCTGCTGTTGTCAACATCAGACAGATAGAGAAGCAAATGGGCAACCGGACATTCTATATTGAGACAAAGCTTGATGGTGAACGCATTCAGCTGCACAAAGCTGGAGATGTTTACAAATACTATACCAGGAACTCTTATGAGTACACGCAACAGTTTGGGGCCTCTCCACTAGAGGGCTCCCTCACACCATACATTCACAACGTCTTCAAACCTCATGTGGTAAACTGCATACTGGATGGAGAGATGATGGCTTATAACCCGACAACTGAGACCTTCATGCAAAAGGGCAGTAAGTTCGATATTAAAAGGCTGATGGATGACTCTGATTTGCAAACCTGCTTTTGCGTATTTGATGTCTTGTTAGTAAACAATCAGAAGTTTGCAAATGAACCTCTCAAGAAGCGCTACGAAATTATTGAGACTATCTTTACGCCAGTCAAAGGTCGTATCCAGTTGGTCACAAAATCTGAAGGCAAAACCATGCAAGAAGTAGTGAATTCTCTCAATGAGGCCATTGACAATCTGGAAGAGGGGATTGTGGTTAAGGATCCCATGTCCATCTACAAACCAGATAAACGGGGTGAAGGATGGGTGAAAATTAAGCCTGAATATGTGGATGGTCTGATGGATGAGCTTGATCTGCTGATAGTGGGAGGCTACTGGGGTAAAGGCAGGAGAAGCGGGATGCTCTCTCATTTTCTGTGTGCGGTAGCAGAGGTGCCGAGTCCAGGGGAGAAGCCCACGGTTTTCCACACCCTCTGCCGCATTGGATCAGGCTACACCATGAAAGAACTGTACGATCTTGGTCTGAAGTTGGCCAAACATTGGAAAGTTTACAGCAGAAATAATCCTCCAGCTGCCATCTTGTGTGGAACAGAAAAACCAGAGGTTTACATAGAACCACGCAACTCGGTGATCATACAAGTCAAAGCGGCAGAGATCGTCTCTAGTGAAATGTATAAGACCAACTGCACATTACGTTTCCCCAGAATAGAAAGAATCCGAGAAGACAAAGAGTGGTATCAGTGCATGACCTTGGCTGAACTGAGCCAGTTCCGCTCCAGAGCTTCTGGAAAGCTGGCATCCAGACATCTACATATCCAAGAGGACCAGCCTGAAAAGAAGAAGCACAAGTTCGTATCCAAGCCCAAGAAGACAATCGGAGTCATTGACCACTTTAAATCTCAGGATTTATCAGCAGTCACCAAAGAGACGGATATGTTTGAAGATGTGGAGTTTTGTGTGATAAATGGCAATGATGAACATTCCAAAGCAGAGCTTGAGAAAGTTGTGGCCCGCTGTGGAGGCATTGTTGTGCAGAACCCTGGGAAAGACACGTACTGTGTGATTGCAGCTGTGCAGAACATGAGAGTAAAGAACCTCATCTCCTCAGACCAGCATGATGTGGTGTGGGCTACTTGGCTGCTGGAGTGTCTGGAAAATAAGCAGGTTATACCATGGCAACCACGTCACATGATCCACATGTCACCTTCAACCAGGGACCACTTCGCTAAAGAGTATGATTGGTATGGAGACAGTTATTATGTTGACACTGATGAGCAACAGCTGAGGGAAGTCTTTGATAGGATTGGCCCCACAGAAGCTGAACGTTCATCTGTGGCACAGATAGAAGCAGAGAATGCCTGGGATGACTTGCCCACTAGCATGTTTAGGCCTTACACTGCATACTTTGACCGGTGTGCTGACTTGGGAGATCCAAAAACCATCATACGTGGTACAAGTTTGGACACACGTGCCTTAGAATTCCGATTCCATGGTGGTACAGTTGTGGAGAAACTGAAGGAAGGATTCTCGCATGTCATAGTAGAAAGTGAGAGAAGAACTCTGAACTTCAAGACGCTGAGGCGACTTTATGCTAAGAAGTTCAAAATTGTTCGAGAATCTTGGGTGACCGATTCTATCAAAGCAGGCCACGTAGAGGATGAGACTGACTACCTAATATAA